The Aedes aegypti strain LVP_AGWG chromosome 3, AaegL5.0 Primary Assembly, whole genome shotgun sequence genome contains a region encoding:
- the LOC5566625 gene encoding serine-arginine protein 55 — protein MGSRVYAGKLPHDTRERDLERFFEGFGRIREILLRRGYAFVEFDDYRDAEDAIYELNGAKLLGQRIVVEATKRPPRFGGASSRPKPPQRTYHRLIVENLSSRIDWRELKAHMRKAGSVTFADAHRDRMNEGVVEFASRHDMKQALKMFDDTELNGRYIRLYEERGRSRSRSRSSSGSKSRSRSRSRSRSRGYQSKSRSVKSYRRSRSRTASEESRSRSRSVSKHSGRSYRSERSSGRSSRRTERS, from the coding sequence ATGGGCAGTCGAGTGTATGCAGGAAAACTACCGCACGATACTCGGGAACGTGATCTTGAGCGGTTTTTCGAAGGATTTGGACGGATTAGGGAAATCCTTCTTCGGCGTGGATATGCATTTGTCGAGTTCGACGACTACCGGGATGCAGAGGATGCCATTTACGAGCTGAACGGTGCAAAGTTGTTGGGCCAGAGGATTGTGGTTGAGGCCACTAAGAGACCACCTAGGTTCGGCGGAGCAAGTAGTCGTCCGAAACCGCCGCAAAGAACCTATCATCGATTGATTGTGGAGAATTTATCATCCCGCATCGATTGGCGGGAGCTCAAGGCCCATATGCGGAAAGCCGGCAGTGTAACTTTTGCGGATGCTCACCGGGATCGAATGAACGAAGGAGTTGTGGAGTTTGCCAGCCGGCACGACATGAAGCAGGCGTTGAAAATGTTTGACGACACCGAGCTCAATGGAAGATACATCCGGCTGTACGAAGAACGTGGTCGGTCACGCAGTAGAAGCAGAAGTAGCAGCGGTTCCAAGTCAAGATCGCGGTCGAGATCTCGCAGTCGTTCCCGTGGATATCAATCGAAGTCTCGTTCGGTGAAGAGCTATCGTCGATCGAGGTCTCGCACGGCATCAGAGGAGAGTCGCAGCCGATCCCGGTCTGTGTCAAAGCATTCCGGACGAAGCTACCGATCGGAACGGTCCAGTGGCAGATCATCTAGACGTACAGAACGTTCTTAA